The following proteins come from a genomic window of Verrucomicrobiota bacterium JB022:
- the metE gene encoding 5-methyltetrahydropteroyltriglutamate--homocysteine S-methyltransferase, translating to MQLVIHNLGYPRIGAKRELKRALEHYWRSETSTEALAGAACALRLRHWQEQGSRGVQMLPCNDFSYYDQMLDTACLFGNVPARFGSLPDRIDLDTYFRIARGQARSNEAAAVPAAEMTKWFDTNYHYLVPEVGPDTRFRLASDKIFVEFEEARAAQPEATPTPVLIGPLTYLKLAKTHEGIAFAPLSQIDRLTEVYLEVLERLEGQGAQWVRLDEPAFSLDLNAEERAGVRRAYERLAGGLKSLRLIVANYFGPLGDNLPTFFALPVQGHHVDAVRGREEVDAVLEALPTGRILSLGLIDGRNVWRADLVDRLALAQKALDRVGAERLWLAPSCSLQHVPVSLEPETELPDGIRSWLAFAHEKLEELQTLRAALLGDVAALEAVEASRRLQEQRRQSPCLRNPGVHERLQGLQADDFQRQSPFRERIATQQAHLTLPPFPTTTIGSFPQTDEVRAQRGRFRKGEIDEAAYHEFLREETVRCLRTQEEIGLDVLVHGEFERNDMVEYFGEQLDGFAFTRFGWVQSYGSRCVKPPLIYGDVSRRQPMTVEWSRFAQSQSTRPVKGMLTGPITILQWSFVRDDQPRRDTAFQIALAVRDEVVDLEEAGIRVIQVDEPAIREGLPLRRSDWKAYLQWAGEAFRLSTSGVEDGTQIHTHMCYSEFNDILPSIAALDADVITIEASRSNMDLLQAFVDFRYPNDIGPGVWDIHSPRVPSAEEMVRLLRRAAEVVPPERLWVNPDCGLKTRRWQEVKPALSHLVAAAHRIRG from the coding sequence ATGCAACTGGTAATTCACAACCTTGGCTACCCCCGTATCGGGGCGAAGCGTGAACTGAAACGCGCTCTGGAGCACTATTGGCGGAGCGAGACCTCTACCGAAGCGCTCGCTGGCGCGGCTTGCGCCCTGCGCCTGCGCCATTGGCAGGAGCAGGGCTCGCGAGGCGTGCAGATGCTGCCCTGCAACGACTTCAGCTACTACGACCAGATGCTCGACACCGCCTGTCTGTTCGGCAACGTGCCCGCCCGCTTCGGTTCACTGCCGGACCGCATCGATCTCGACACTTACTTCCGCATCGCCCGCGGCCAGGCCCGCAGCAACGAGGCTGCCGCCGTGCCGGCGGCGGAAATGACTAAGTGGTTCGACACCAACTACCACTACCTCGTGCCGGAAGTCGGCCCCGATACCCGCTTCCGCCTCGCGAGCGACAAGATCTTTGTCGAATTCGAGGAGGCCAGGGCGGCTCAGCCCGAAGCCACGCCTACGCCCGTCCTGATCGGGCCGCTGACCTACCTGAAGCTGGCGAAGACTCATGAGGGCATCGCTTTCGCGCCCCTTTCGCAAATTGATCGGCTGACCGAAGTCTACCTCGAAGTTTTGGAGCGTCTGGAAGGGCAGGGGGCGCAATGGGTCCGCCTCGATGAGCCCGCTTTTTCCCTCGACCTCAACGCCGAGGAGCGCGCGGGCGTGCGGCGGGCATACGAGCGCTTGGCGGGTGGCTTAAAGAGCCTGCGCCTGATCGTCGCAAACTACTTTGGCCCGCTGGGCGACAACCTCCCGACTTTCTTTGCCCTCCCGGTGCAGGGCCACCACGTGGACGCGGTGCGAGGGCGGGAGGAAGTCGATGCGGTGCTGGAGGCGCTGCCAACCGGTCGCATATTGTCTCTCGGCCTGATTGACGGGCGCAACGTCTGGCGGGCGGATCTGGTGGATCGCCTGGCGCTCGCCCAGAAGGCACTGGACCGGGTGGGGGCGGAACGGCTGTGGCTGGCTCCATCCTGCTCGCTCCAGCACGTCCCGGTTTCGCTGGAGCCGGAGACGGAGCTGCCCGACGGGATCCGCTCCTGGTTGGCCTTTGCCCACGAAAAGCTGGAAGAGCTGCAAACCCTTCGCGCCGCCCTGCTGGGCGATGTGGCTGCCTTGGAGGCGGTAGAGGCATCGCGCCGCCTGCAGGAGCAGCGTCGCCAGTCTCCATGCTTGCGCAACCCCGGAGTACACGAGCGTTTGCAAGGGCTGCAAGCGGATGATTTCCAGCGCCAAAGTCCTTTCCGCGAGCGGATCGCCACCCAGCAGGCACACCTCACGCTGCCGCCTTTTCCGACTACGACCATTGGCTCGTTTCCGCAAACGGATGAGGTGCGGGCGCAGCGGGGGCGCTTCCGCAAGGGCGAGATCGACGAGGCCGCCTACCACGAGTTCCTGCGCGAAGAGACGGTGCGTTGTCTGCGCACGCAAGAGGAGATCGGCCTGGATGTGCTGGTGCACGGCGAATTCGAGCGCAATGATATGGTGGAATATTTTGGTGAGCAACTCGACGGTTTTGCCTTCACCCGCTTCGGCTGGGTGCAGAGTTACGGCTCGCGCTGCGTCAAGCCACCGCTGATCTACGGCGACGTCTCGCGCCGCCAGCCCATGACGGTAGAGTGGAGCCGCTTTGCCCAGTCGCAGAGCACGCGGCCGGTCAAGGGCATGCTCACCGGGCCCATCACCATCCTGCAGTGGAGCTTTGTTCGCGACGACCAGCCGCGCCGCGATACGGCTTTCCAGATCGCGCTCGCCGTGCGCGACGAGGTGGTCGATCTTGAGGAGGCGGGTATACGGGTGATTCAGGTGGATGAGCCGGCGATCCGGGAGGGTCTGCCGCTCCGGCGCTCCGATTGGAAGGCGTATCTGCAATGGGCGGGGGAGGCTTTTCGCCTCAGCACCTCGGGTGTGGAGGACGGCACCCAGATCCACACCCACATGTGCTACTCGGAGTTCAACGACATCCTGCCGAGCATCGCTGCGCTCGATGCCGACGTGATTACGATAGAAGCCTCGCGTTCGAATATGGACTTGCTGCAGGCCTTTGTCGACTTCCGCTACCCCAACGACATCGGCCCCGGCGTGTGGGACATCCACAGCCCGCGTGTGCCGTCGGCAGAAGAAATGGTGCGCTTGCTGCGGCGTGCCGCCGAGGTCGTGCCGCCCGAACGACTTTGGGTCAATCCAGACTGCGGCCTTAAAACCCGGCGTTGGCAGGAGGTCAAGCCTGCCCTCAGCCACTTGGTAGCGGCCGCCCACCGTATCAGAGGTTAG
- a CDS encoding FAD-dependent oxidoreductase: protein MHSMEHCLVVGAGISGLLAAQKLHEHQVPVTVIDKSRGLGGRMATRRMDGAIFDHGAQFMTTRNRQFREMVERWLGQQVVKPWYIGPQGNMRYVGAEGMTTVPKFLAKNLTVHTEHTVTHLSHDQGQWQLTCKNAEGATVSFEGDFLILTCPVPQTLQLLGRSEIELDYDDEEELKRIQYKRCISVLAQLNGPAGLPAPGAMDLNHRLLRWIGDNSVKGISEKPGTVTIHSSPQYAVQHWDSSDEERIPPLLEAAKPFLKSTVESASAHRWRYSEPTYLFREKQPFRKPYYVNEELNLALCGDGFGGPRIEAAALSGLALAEDLMRPI, encoded by the coding sequence ATGCATTCGATGGAACATTGCCTCGTCGTGGGGGCCGGGATCAGCGGCCTGCTCGCGGCTCAAAAGTTGCACGAGCATCAAGTGCCCGTGACCGTAATCGACAAAAGCCGAGGGCTGGGAGGCCGCATGGCCACCCGCCGCATGGACGGCGCGATCTTTGACCACGGCGCACAGTTCATGACGACCCGCAACCGCCAGTTTCGCGAAATGGTGGAGCGCTGGCTCGGCCAGCAGGTCGTCAAACCCTGGTACATCGGGCCACAGGGTAACATGCGCTACGTGGGTGCCGAGGGGATGACGACGGTGCCCAAGTTCCTCGCCAAAAACCTCACCGTCCACACCGAGCACACCGTCACCCACCTTTCGCATGATCAGGGGCAGTGGCAGTTGACGTGTAAGAATGCCGAGGGCGCAACCGTCAGCTTCGAAGGCGATTTCCTCATCCTCACCTGCCCGGTGCCCCAAACACTGCAACTCCTCGGCCGCAGTGAAATCGAGCTGGATTACGACGACGAGGAGGAGCTGAAACGCATCCAGTACAAGCGCTGCATCTCCGTGCTTGCCCAGCTCAACGGCCCCGCCGGCCTGCCCGCCCCGGGCGCCATGGACCTCAACCACCGCCTGCTGCGCTGGATCGGCGACAACTCCGTCAAAGGCATCTCCGAAAAGCCCGGCACCGTCACGATCCACAGCTCTCCCCAATATGCCGTGCAGCATTGGGACAGCAGCGATGAAGAGCGCATCCCGCCCCTGCTCGAAGCGGCCAAGCCCTTCCTCAAGAGTACGGTCGAAAGCGCCTCCGCCCACCGCTGGCGCTATAGCGAGCCCACCTACCTCTTCCGCGAGAAGCAGCCCTTCCGCAAGCCTTACTACGTCAACGAAGAGCTGAACCTCGCCCTGTGTGGCGACGGTTTTGGCGGCCCGCGCATCGAAGCCGCCGCCCTCAGCGGTCTCGCCCTCGCCGAAGACCTGATGCGCCCGATTTGA
- a CDS encoding riboflavin synthase has product MFSGIVEETGRVMAVEQRGDGLRLTVAADRVLAELEAGDSIAVNGCCLTAVSWTDSQVSFDLLAETARVTNLGHLQVGQKVNLERSLRYQAKVGGHLVTGHIDGVGKVVLFEQQGTDYLLEIEPPPAFLRYLVYKGCVAINGCSLTVVDVKERTFTIWLIPHTLQVTNLGDLQAGSPINLEVDLMAKYAERLLQPRSAPTESQFHT; this is encoded by the coding sequence ATGTTTTCCGGAATTGTTGAAGAAACCGGCCGCGTCATGGCGGTCGAACAACGGGGCGACGGCCTGCGCCTTACTGTGGCTGCCGACCGCGTGCTCGCCGAGCTGGAGGCGGGCGACAGCATCGCCGTCAACGGCTGCTGCCTCACGGCGGTGAGCTGGACCGACTCGCAGGTATCGTTTGACCTGTTGGCCGAGACCGCCCGCGTCACGAATCTCGGCCACCTGCAGGTGGGCCAGAAGGTCAACCTCGAGCGCAGCCTGCGTTACCAGGCCAAAGTCGGCGGCCACCTCGTAACCGGCCATATCGACGGGGTGGGGAAAGTCGTGCTTTTCGAGCAACAAGGCACCGACTACCTGCTCGAGATCGAGCCGCCCCCCGCCTTCCTGCGCTACCTCGTCTATAAAGGCTGCGTCGCCATCAACGGCTGCTCGCTCACCGTGGTAGACGTAAAGGAACGCACCTTCACCATCTGGCTGATCCCGCACACCCTGCAAGTCACCAACCTCGGCGACCTGCAGGCCGGTTCGCCCATCAACCTCGAAGTCGACCTCATGGCCAAATACGCCGAGCGCCTCCTCCAGCCACGCAGCGCCCCGACGGAGAGCCAGTTCCATACGTGA
- a CDS encoding superoxide dismutase, whose product MSRRQAIATTAAFAGLGLAQVASAQTTSSRKSAAAGPFGAPMNGDEFALPPLPYAYDALEPAIDAQTMRLHHDIHFEGYRKGMNKALAKLKSLRAGEGTWDEISFWENQLSFNGCGYLLHLVFFANMAPKGSTKPSKWLLGEIEKAFGSLDGMKKHFSAASSSAQGSGWGVLGYNVGLQMPVILQVEKHQDQALWGVVPLLVLDVWEHAYYLKYQNKRGDYVQAFWDVVNWDDVAARWEAASKQA is encoded by the coding sequence ATGTCTCGCCGCCAGGCGATCGCCACCACGGCAGCTTTCGCCGGCCTAGGCCTTGCGCAAGTCGCCTCCGCCCAAACCACCTCCAGCCGCAAATCAGCCGCCGCAGGCCCCTTCGGCGCCCCCATGAATGGGGACGAATTTGCCCTGCCGCCCCTCCCCTATGCCTACGATGCGCTGGAGCCGGCCATCGACGCTCAAACCATGCGCCTGCACCACGATATCCACTTCGAAGGGTATCGGAAGGGCATGAACAAGGCCCTCGCCAAGCTCAAATCCTTGCGCGCGGGTGAAGGAACCTGGGACGAAATTTCGTTTTGGGAGAATCAACTCTCATTCAACGGGTGCGGATATTTGCTCCACCTGGTCTTTTTTGCCAATATGGCCCCCAAGGGCAGCACCAAGCCCTCGAAATGGTTGCTCGGTGAGATCGAGAAGGCTTTCGGCAGCCTCGACGGCATGAAAAAGCACTTCTCCGCCGCCTCCAGCAGCGCTCAGGGTAGCGGTTGGGGCGTGCTCGGCTATAACGTCGGATTGCAAATGCCCGTGATCCTGCAGGTCGAAAAACATCAGGATCAAGCCCTCTGGGGGGTCGTGCCTCTGCTCGTGCTCGATGTGTGGGAACACGCCTATTACCTTAAGTATCAGAACAAGCGCGGTGATTACGTTCAAGCGTTCTGGGACGTGGTAAACTGGGACGACGTGGCGGCACGCTGGGAAGCCGCCTCCAAGCAGGCTTAA
- a CDS encoding NADPH-dependent assimilatory sulfite reductase hemoprotein subunit: MISDSSAPKLHKNEGLKTKSNYLRGNLLESLADPISGGISEDDAQLTKFHGTYVQDDRDLRNERRKKKLDKAYSFMIRVRVPGGVCTSQQWLQMDELCDKYANGTLKLTTRQAFQFHGVLKFNLKKTMQGINAALMDTIAACGDVNRNVMCNPNPYQSAAHADALKLAQDISDHLTPKTRAYHEIWLDEEPVASSEEEEEPIYGKTYLPRKFKTVVAVPPMNDVDIYAHDLGFIAILEGEKVVGYNVTVGGGMGTTHGNTETYPRLAEVMGFCTPEQAVDVAEKVVLVQRDYGDRTNRAHARLKYTIADRGLKWFREQVEERLGYKLEEAREFKFENTGDRYGWVEGIDGKHHLTLFIQNGRVKDVPGYAMRTGLREIAKVHTGDFRLTCNQNLIIGGVTAEQKPVIEKMVEEYGLIQRLETSGLRLNSMACVALPTCGLALAESERYLPDLVTELEEVVEEAGLRDDEIVIRMTGCPNGCARPFLAEIGFVGKGPGKYNIYLGAAFNGSRLASPWQISVKAEDIKETLKPVILRYSKERNEGERFGDFVMRVGIVKPFEYGMNYHEPIVP; the protein is encoded by the coding sequence ATGATTTCCGACAGTTCAGCGCCGAAACTGCACAAAAACGAAGGTCTTAAAACAAAGAGCAATTACCTGCGCGGCAATCTGCTCGAAAGCCTCGCCGATCCCATTTCCGGCGGCATCTCCGAAGACGATGCGCAGCTGACCAAGTTCCACGGCACCTACGTGCAGGACGACCGCGACCTGCGCAACGAGCGCCGCAAGAAGAAGCTCGACAAGGCTTACTCGTTCATGATCCGCGTCCGCGTGCCCGGCGGCGTCTGCACCTCCCAACAATGGCTGCAGATGGACGAACTGTGCGACAAGTATGCCAACGGGACGCTGAAGCTGACGACCCGCCAGGCCTTCCAGTTTCACGGGGTGCTGAAGTTCAACCTCAAGAAGACCATGCAGGGCATCAACGCCGCCCTCATGGACACCATTGCGGCCTGCGGCGACGTGAACCGCAACGTGATGTGCAACCCGAACCCCTACCAGAGCGCGGCCCACGCCGACGCCCTCAAGCTGGCGCAGGACATTTCGGACCACCTCACGCCCAAGACGCGCGCCTACCACGAAATCTGGCTCGACGAAGAACCCGTCGCCAGCAGCGAGGAAGAAGAGGAGCCGATCTACGGCAAGACTTACCTGCCCCGCAAGTTCAAGACCGTGGTGGCCGTGCCCCCGATGAACGACGTGGACATCTACGCCCACGACCTCGGCTTCATCGCCATCCTCGAAGGGGAGAAGGTCGTCGGCTACAACGTGACCGTCGGCGGCGGCATGGGCACGACCCACGGCAACACCGAGACTTATCCCCGCCTCGCCGAGGTCATGGGCTTCTGCACGCCCGAACAGGCTGTCGACGTGGCCGAGAAGGTCGTGCTCGTGCAGCGCGATTACGGCGACCGCACCAACCGTGCTCACGCCCGCCTCAAGTACACAATTGCCGACCGCGGCCTCAAGTGGTTCCGCGAGCAGGTGGAAGAGCGCCTCGGCTACAAGCTGGAGGAAGCCCGCGAATTCAAGTTTGAAAACACCGGCGACCGCTACGGCTGGGTCGAAGGCATCGATGGCAAGCACCACCTCACGCTGTTCATCCAGAACGGCCGCGTGAAGGACGTGCCCGGCTACGCCATGCGCACCGGCTTGCGCGAGATCGCCAAGGTCCACACCGGCGACTTCCGCCTTACCTGTAACCAGAACCTCATCATTGGCGGCGTCACGGCCGAGCAAAAGCCCGTGATCGAGAAGATGGTGGAGGAATACGGCCTCATCCAGCGCCTCGAAACCTCCGGCCTGCGCCTCAACTCGATGGCCTGTGTGGCGCTGCCCACTTGCGGCCTCGCTCTGGCCGAGTCCGAGCGCTACCTGCCCGACCTCGTAACCGAGCTGGAAGAAGTGGTGGAAGAAGCCGGCCTGCGCGACGACGAAATCGTCATCCGCATGACGGGCTGCCCCAACGGCTGCGCACGCCCCTTCCTCGCCGAAATCGGCTTTGTGGGCAAAGGCCCGGGCAAGTACAACATCTACCTCGGTGCCGCTTTCAACGGCTCCCGCCTTGCCAGCCCCTGGCAGATCAGCGTGAAGGCCGAAGACATCAAGGAGACGCTCAAGCCCGTGATCCTGCGCTACTCCAAGGAGCGCAACGAAGGCGAACGCTTTGGCGACTTCGTGATGCGCGTAGGCATCGTCAAGCCGTTCGAATACGGCATGAACTACCACGAGCCGATCGTCCCGTAA
- a CDS encoding PDZ domain-containing protein, giving the protein MRPWFILLFYLLSGRGVWAEPDYAAMMAQRQASVVTLNYVMENEMNRQDVRAVGLVIDDEGRLVFSGEVVPGWLPVDRVTEIEIFPSDYAGEGYAAVYLGQSHRSGLQFFQVTDEALQAKLVPITRWKTATPRLGEPLWGIGVTGEDLDYLAYWLGGRYSSTIELPLAHGVTTSVVSTPGSLVFNEAGEWVGWSLQGFPEEYDMQIDGRGFRAQMRPVDESTFFLFASELLEELEHVPAAPDATPWAWLGVTGLQPLDKDTSRFLGLEDQGAVVVSEVIADEPAAQAGLKARDIITGIDDEPLPYFRADFAVVQHVNRLLDQRDPGDAVKLDIIRGDDEQTMTVTLGEGPKLVRQAERTYFPGLGLTVRELVYDDALGRRVPWSEAHGGVVAFVRPNSSPDTAGLQPGDWITEVNGTPVADYAEARTALEQVRDTQDSGEYILLVQRGNETSLIRVPRVSQ; this is encoded by the coding sequence ATGCGACCCTGGTTTATCCTGTTATTCTACCTGTTGAGTGGGCGAGGCGTCTGGGCCGAGCCGGATTACGCGGCGATGATGGCGCAGCGCCAGGCATCGGTCGTCACCCTCAATTACGTGATGGAAAACGAGATGAACCGGCAGGACGTGCGCGCGGTCGGCCTCGTGATCGACGATGAGGGCCGGCTCGTCTTCAGCGGCGAGGTGGTGCCCGGTTGGCTCCCGGTCGATCGGGTAACCGAAATCGAAATCTTCCCCTCCGATTATGCCGGCGAAGGCTACGCTGCCGTCTACCTGGGCCAAAGCCACCGCAGCGGCCTCCAGTTCTTTCAGGTAACGGACGAGGCGCTGCAGGCCAAGCTGGTGCCGATCACCCGTTGGAAGACTGCCACCCCGCGCCTGGGCGAACCCCTCTGGGGCATCGGGGTGACGGGCGAAGACCTCGACTACCTGGCCTACTGGCTCGGTGGGCGCTACAGCAGCACGATCGAGCTGCCGCTGGCCCACGGCGTCACCACCTCCGTCGTCTCCACCCCCGGCTCCCTCGTCTTCAACGAAGCGGGCGAGTGGGTGGGCTGGAGCCTGCAGGGCTTCCCGGAAGAATACGATATGCAGATCGACGGGCGAGGCTTTCGGGCCCAGATGCGCCCAGTCGACGAGAGCACCTTTTTCCTTTTTGCCAGCGAGCTGCTGGAAGAGCTGGAGCACGTGCCTGCGGCGCCCGACGCCACTCCCTGGGCCTGGCTCGGGGTGACGGGGCTGCAGCCCCTCGACAAGGATACCTCCCGCTTCCTCGGGCTCGAAGATCAGGGGGCGGTCGTCGTCTCCGAAGTCATTGCCGACGAGCCAGCGGCGCAGGCGGGCCTCAAGGCGCGCGACATCATCACCGGCATCGACGACGAGCCGTTGCCCTACTTCCGGGCCGATTTCGCCGTCGTCCAGCACGTCAACCGCCTGCTCGACCAGCGCGACCCGGGCGACGCCGTAAAGCTCGACATCATCCGCGGAGACGATGAGCAGACGATGACTGTGACCTTGGGCGAAGGGCCCAAACTTGTCCGCCAGGCCGAGCGCACCTACTTCCCCGGGCTGGGCCTGACCGTGCGCGAACTCGTCTACGACGACGCCTTGGGTCGCCGCGTGCCGTGGAGCGAAGCCCATGGGGGCGTCGTGGCCTTTGTGCGCCCCAACAGCAGCCCCGATACCGCCGGCTTGCAACCGGGGGACTGGATCACCGAAGTCAACGGCACCCCGGTGGCCGATTACGCCGAAGCGCGCACCGCACTGGAGCAAGTGCGTGACACTCAGGATTCGGGCGAGTATATACTGCTCGTGCAGCGGGGCAACGAGACCTCCCTCATCCGCGTTCCCCGTGTATCCCAATAG
- a CDS encoding AP2 domain-containing protein: protein MDNARDYRNKLHDELEKIPAKPRSRRIVFRDSRNTTGVLGVCRTAKKGPNGKINECYSVSWRPEPGVQKCTSFSIRKYGERKAFQLAVAHRKKMLKEIYGPSILRKMKETQAGL from the coding sequence TTGGATAATGCCCGTGACTACCGTAACAAGCTACACGACGAACTGGAGAAGATCCCGGCCAAGCCACGCAGCCGCCGGATCGTCTTCCGCGACTCGCGTAACACGACGGGCGTGCTCGGCGTATGCCGCACGGCGAAAAAGGGACCCAACGGCAAGATCAACGAGTGCTACTCGGTGAGCTGGCGTCCCGAGCCGGGCGTACAAAAGTGCACCTCCTTCTCGATTCGCAAGTATGGTGAGCGCAAGGCGTTCCAGCTCGCCGTCGCCCACCGCAAGAAGATGCTCAAAGAGATCTACGGTCCCTCCATCCTGCGCAAGATGAAGGAAACCCAAGCCGGTCTCTAA